Part of the Vigna unguiculata cultivar IT97K-499-35 chromosome 3, ASM411807v1, whole genome shotgun sequence genome, caattttcgTATGACAGTGACTTACacacaaataatactaaaacgaattatttaataaaatggtATTTACTAAGAAAAAGACATCAAATAAGGAGATGAAGTATATCTGTTAAAGTAAGAACAATTAATTCAATCCTACTATAACTAgctttacaaaaaagaaaaaaaacggTAAAAGTTTTGGAGTATTTACAATATAAGTTgtctcttttacttttttttaataataggtGTTTCTTTATAACAGGTCAGAGTAAAACACAAATCTtcacaatttttctttatttatcaatttactAAATTATGgtgtattttatattaattttattctatattatttattctagtTATATAGAATTTTTacagaaaaaatttaaaataaaggatcGTATCAATAAAGGTGTCTAAGAAGAGTATGGCAAAAATATAGGGACCGGTTGACTCTcctaacttatattcaaactatGTCGAAGAAGTGCTAAAAAATATTACTTGTGACAATGATGAAAAGTGTCTGATAGGAGCACAACATATTTCGCAAGTGTCATGTTCCAGCAGTATCTGTACTTGATTTCAGAACTGCAATATGACAGGTAAAATTGGATCCTAACATTTGATTTTAAGTGTAAGAGTGGTTGTAAGGGACAAATTCCAGTCACTTATCCAGATAATCAAATGAGATGGGCCAGTCTTTGAATTAAATGGCCACAAGCATTATTATTAAGCACATAATGACACAGACAAATATTCTTTTCAtcatataaacatatttaaaggGAAAAGGTGatccaaaaagaaaaagttagatctCTGAGAAGAACTAGCTTTTCTTAACTGTGCCTTATGATCTATTCTCAAGATGGAATCCAAACCAACAATCTTAAGTGCATTTTCAGCTGCAAGAGATCACTCCAAAAGAACCAACTTCATTTGCTAGTAAAAAACATGGATCATCACCTGCTGCAGGTAGTTGCACTGTTGACACTGATAGCATTTGGAGGCACAAGTTGGAGTATAGAAGCCTGCAGCCCCATTGACCTAGAAGCTTTGATGAGCTTCAAGAATGGAATTCAAAAGGACACATCTGGTCGCTTAGCTAAGTGGATTGGTGCAAGCTGCTGCAAGTGGGAAGGTATTGTCTGTGAAAATGCAACCTTTAGAGTGATTCAGATCAATCTCCCAGGACTTATTTCCACAGATACAGATTTGTCTCAAACACAAATGATTGGGCGGATTTCTCCTTCCATAACACTCCTCTCCTCCCTTGAAATCATTGATCTTGGTGGTTTAGTTGGTCTCAGTGGAGCTATTCCGGACACCATTGGTTTGCATCTGCCAAAGCTCCAAAAGCTCTACCTTTATGGCAACAATTTAACTGGTCCAATACCAGAAAGCATTGGAAAGTTTCCAAACCTCCAAGAACTAGCTCTGCAGGAAAATAAGCTATGGGGGTCTATTCCTATGAGCCTTGGAAGCCTTCAAGGTCTCAAAAGGTTGCTgctttattcaaataaattatcagGTATAATACCAGACTCACTTGGGAATTTGATAAATTTGACAGAATTGGATGCTCATGACAATGCTCTTGTGGGTAATATACCCAATAGTGTTGGTGAGATGAAGGCTTTGACAAAGCTTGATCTTTCAAACAATTTTCTAAGCGGGAAGATGCCTTCTTCATTAACCAATTTAACTGCCATTTCAGTTTTATATCTGAACACCAATTCTCTTGAGGGAACCATAGCATTTCCTTCAAGATCTGGTGAAATGTCTTCTCTAGGTTTCTTAAGACTCCATAACAATCTCCTTGGTGGAAATATACCTTCCAATATTGGCTATTTGGTATCTCTTCAAAGGCTTTCACTGTCAAACAACAAACTTGAAGGAGCACTGCCATCTAGTTTAGGCAATTTGGTATCGCTAACTGAGTTATATCTCAGTGGTAACTTCTTGTCTGATCAAATACCAAAATCACTAGGCCAACTTTCTCGGCTTATAATGTTGAACATCTCTAGAAATTTGATTGAAGGACCATTACCTCAAGAGATATCTTCCcttcaaaatcttcaaacaCTTGACCTTTCTTTCAACCATCTGCAACTCTCTGCCATTCCAAAATGGATGGCAAACATGTCATCACTTTCCAACGTTTACTTGGCTGGTTGTGGAATCCAGGGCCAAATTCCAGATTTTTTCCAAACAACCAATAGTCCAATACAGGAACTGGACTTGTCAGTAAACATTCTCAGTGGAAGCATACCATCATGGATAGGAAGCCTCAGTCAACTCTACTTGTTAAATCTCTCTGGGAACTCTCTGTATTCAGACATCCCTGATTCCTTTAGAAATTTGCAAGATCTTGGTGTCCTTGATCTTCACTCAAATAGACTAACAGGTTCCATAGCTCCAGTATTTGAGATAGAACAAGGTATTTTCGGGGGTTCACTGAAATTTGTCGATCTTTCTGAAAACAGCTTCTCAAGTGGAATTGAAGAAATTGGTGGAGGGCAACTTAGTATTCAGTTTCTGAATTTGTCTCATAACCATCTGGAAGGTAGGTTACCAAATTCAATTGGGAGTTTGAATTCACTTAATTGTTTGGATTTGAGCTTCAACGAATTAGGCTCCAACATCCCAGAAGTGCTGGCAAATTTAACCTCATTGAAGATATTAAAGCTACAGGAAAATCTCTTCACGGGTAAAATTCCAAACGGATTTCTCAAGTTGTTGAAGCTAAAGGAATTAAATGTATCTAACAATCATCTTGAAGGGGAAATTCCAGAGGGTAAACCTTTGGTTGACTTTCCCGAGAGTTCATATTCTGGAAATAAAGGGTTATGTGGAAAGCCTCTCGGTCCTTGTAAACTTTGAAAATTGTCAAGTGTAATGCTACTTAAAGCTA contains:
- the LOC114176413 gene encoding probable leucine-rich repeat receptor-like protein kinase At1g35710 yields the protein MIYSQDGIQTNNLKCIFSCKRSLQKNQLHLLVKNMDHHLLQVVALLTLIAFGGTSWSIEACSPIDLEALMSFKNGIQKDTSGRLAKWIGASCCKWEGIVCENATFRVIQINLPGLISTDTDLSQTQMIGRISPSITLLSSLEIIDLGGLVGLSGAIPDTIGLHLPKLQKLYLYGNNLTGPIPESIGKFPNLQELALQENKLWGSIPMSLGSLQGLKRLLLYSNKLSGIIPDSLGNLINLTELDAHDNALVGNIPNSVGEMKALTKLDLSNNFLSGKMPSSLTNLTAISVLYLNTNSLEGTIAFPSRSGEMSSLGFLRLHNNLLGGNIPSNIGYLVSLQRLSLSNNKLEGALPSSLGNLVSLTELYLSGNFLSDQIPKSLGQLSRLIMLNISRNLIEGPLPQEISSLQNLQTLDLSFNHLQLSAIPKWMANMSSLSNVYLAGCGIQGQIPDFFQTTNSPIQELDLSVNILSGSIPSWIGSLSQLYLLNLSGNSLYSDIPDSFRNLQDLGVLDLHSNRLTGSIAPVFEIEQGIFGGSLKFVDLSENSFSSGIEEIGGGQLSIQFLNLSHNHLEGRLPNSIGSLNSLNCLDLSFNELGSNIPEVLANLTSLKILKLQENLFTGKIPNGFLKLLKLKELNVSNNHLEGEIPEGKPLVDFPESSYSGNKGLCGKPLGPCKL